In a single window of the Terriglobus roseus genome:
- the ligA gene encoding NAD-dependent DNA ligase LigA — translation MSSSNQAHGTATQQIDALRAEIVHHEHLYYVMDQPTLTDAQYDKLVNRLKALEAEHPELVTPDSPTQRVGGKVKDGFAKVAHSRPMLSLDNAYNEEELRAWAVRVRGALHSSDVLEFVCEYKLDGLSLALHYGAASHGSAHLQRGVTRGDGTVGEDVTGNVRTIRTVPLSVNAEKLKKAGLPQTFEVRGEVVMPKAAFARMNAEREAAGQSPAANPRNAAAGTIRTVEPSIVAQRRLDYYAYFLLRDGEFLLPTQSETLDALAAAGFLTNPHARTAKTIEEVLAFIAEGETKRDALGYEIDGIVIKVNSVAQQRRLGFTGKAPRWAIAYKFPARGAVTKLLNVLFQVGRTGKLTPVAALDPVGIGGITVARATLHNPDEIARLGVRIGDYVAVERGGDVIPKITEVVEDTEHPRGTREIVFPTLCPKCKEPVVREDGEIDFRCVNASCPARLSEELLHYASRGVMNIEGLGEAMVAQLLGHPLNDPVSLADVEAQDAPMSLDVRDAEMLEESNDTTADEPTRTALVHTVADLYRLTADDLLKLERVGPKTAESLIAQIDRSRSAPLYRVLLGLGIRHVGERTAQDLADTFGSLDAIMTATEEELVRAEGIGPIVAKTIVDYFSIEKNRALVEALRAQGLQFTAEKRVVGTALAGLTFVLTGTLPTLTRDEAKARIEAAGGKVAGTVSRKTSHVVAGEEAGSKLDKARDLGVSVLDEQGLLDLLK, via the coding sequence ATGTCTTCTTCAAACCAAGCCCACGGTACCGCCACGCAACAGATCGACGCCCTGCGCGCCGAGATCGTTCATCACGAACACCTGTACTACGTGATGGATCAGCCCACGCTGACGGATGCCCAGTACGACAAGCTGGTGAACCGGCTGAAGGCGCTGGAGGCGGAACATCCGGAATTGGTCACGCCCGATTCGCCGACGCAGCGCGTTGGCGGCAAGGTGAAAGATGGCTTTGCCAAGGTGGCGCATTCGCGGCCCATGCTGTCGCTGGACAATGCCTACAACGAAGAAGAGCTCCGTGCATGGGCTGTTCGTGTACGAGGCGCGCTGCACTCCAGCGATGTGCTGGAGTTTGTGTGCGAGTACAAGCTGGACGGCCTGTCGCTGGCGCTGCACTACGGGGCTGCGTCTCACGGCAGCGCGCACCTGCAACGCGGCGTGACGCGCGGCGATGGAACCGTTGGCGAGGATGTGACGGGCAACGTACGCACCATCCGCACGGTGCCGCTTTCCGTGAATGCCGAGAAGCTAAAGAAGGCCGGCCTGCCGCAGACCTTTGAAGTGCGTGGCGAAGTCGTGATGCCGAAGGCAGCCTTTGCCAGGATGAATGCGGAGCGCGAAGCCGCAGGCCAGTCGCCTGCTGCCAATCCACGCAATGCTGCCGCCGGTACGATTCGCACCGTAGAACCGAGCATTGTTGCGCAGCGCCGCCTGGACTACTACGCGTATTTTCTGCTGCGTGACGGCGAGTTCCTGTTGCCCACCCAGAGCGAGACGCTGGACGCGCTTGCAGCCGCGGGCTTCCTGACCAACCCGCACGCGAGAACCGCGAAGACGATCGAGGAGGTTCTAGCGTTCATCGCCGAAGGCGAGACAAAGCGGGACGCGCTGGGCTATGAGATCGATGGCATCGTCATCAAGGTGAACTCGGTCGCGCAGCAGCGGCGGCTGGGCTTTACCGGCAAGGCCCCGCGATGGGCGATTGCGTACAAGTTTCCCGCGCGCGGTGCGGTGACGAAGCTGTTGAACGTTCTGTTCCAGGTGGGCCGCACCGGCAAGCTGACACCGGTTGCTGCGCTGGATCCCGTTGGCATTGGTGGCATCACGGTGGCGCGCGCGACGCTGCATAACCCGGATGAGATCGCGCGGCTGGGCGTTCGCATTGGCGACTACGTTGCCGTGGAGCGTGGTGGCGATGTGATTCCGAAGATCACGGAAGTCGTCGAGGATACGGAACATCCGCGCGGCACCCGGGAGATCGTCTTTCCCACGCTTTGCCCCAAGTGCAAAGAGCCCGTGGTGCGTGAGGATGGCGAGATCGATTTCCGCTGCGTGAATGCAAGTTGCCCTGCGCGGCTGAGTGAAGAGTTGCTGCACTATGCCTCACGCGGTGTGATGAACATTGAAGGTCTTGGCGAGGCGATGGTGGCGCAGTTGCTGGGCCACCCGCTGAACGATCCTGTCTCGCTGGCTGATGTAGAGGCGCAGGATGCACCGATGTCGCTGGATGTGCGTGATGCGGAGATGCTGGAAGAGTCCAACGACACGACAGCCGATGAGCCGACACGCACCGCGCTTGTCCATACCGTTGCTGACCTCTACAGGCTGACCGCAGACGACCTGCTGAAGCTGGAGCGCGTTGGGCCGAAGACTGCGGAATCGCTGATCGCACAGATCGACCGATCGCGCTCGGCGCCGCTGTATCGCGTGCTGCTGGGGCTGGGTATCCGGCATGTGGGCGAGCGCACCGCGCAGGATCTTGCGGATACCTTTGGCAGCCTGGACGCAATCATGACTGCGACGGAAGAGGAACTGGTTCGTGCAGAAGGCATCGGTCCCATCGTTGCAAAGACGATCGTCGACTACTTCAGCATTGAAAAGAATCGCGCGCTGGTGGAAGCCCTGCGGGCACAGGGACTGCAGTTCACCGCGGAGAAGCGAGTGGTGGGGACAGCGCTGGCTGGTTTGACCTTCGTGCTGACCGGCACACTGCCGACGCTGACGCGTGATGAGGCGAAGGCTCGCATTGAGGCCGCCGGTGGAAAGGTGGCCGGCACTGTCTCCAGGAAGACAAGCCACGTAGTCGCGGGAGAAGAGGCCGGCAGCAAGCTGGATAAGGCGCGGGATCTGGGCGTAAGTGTCCTGGACGAGCAGGGGCTGCTGGATTTGCTCAAATAA
- the serA gene encoding phosphoglycerate dehydrogenase, with protein MKIVIAEKVSPATLAVFQQEPSWQIVTADKITSLEAELAAADALVVRSAVQVDAALLEHAPKLRVIGRAGVGVDNIDADAATKRGIVVMNTPGANAVAVAELTLGLMVTMARQIPKATAALHNGKWEKKSLQGTELRNKTLGIVGLGRIGLEVARRARAFGMDLIGYDPFVAPVIARENGVTLVDIDTIFKQSDYLTLHVGLTPQTDGLINEHSIAIMKKGIRIVNCARGELIVDEALVEGLKSGKVGGAALDVFRTEPLKSSSYFGLDNVILTPHLGGSTDEAQEAIGIQLADQVSAYLKDGVVQNAVNVPSLSREEYVEVAPYIDLALRLGTFLGHATPGNLENMEIAYSGRLASGKTDLIRNAILAGVLNDSDVNSINATSVAAERGIRIQEDKKEFASGGAGSVLKLILHAAEGEASASATVLHGNAPRLLSLDGIDIEAPLTGTLLAIRNHDVPGVIGRIGTVLGEHGVNIANFALGRSVRSQRVPQGQALAVVQIEASPAKVADVVAALRKVDAIASVRAIELP; from the coding sequence ATGAAGATTGTTATCGCCGAGAAGGTATCCCCCGCAACGCTCGCCGTCTTTCAGCAGGAGCCTTCGTGGCAGATTGTGACTGCCGATAAGATCACCAGCCTGGAAGCTGAGCTGGCCGCTGCGGATGCGCTCGTTGTCCGCAGCGCCGTTCAGGTGGACGCAGCCCTGCTGGAGCACGCTCCCAAGCTGCGGGTGATTGGACGCGCCGGTGTTGGCGTGGACAACATTGACGCGGATGCCGCAACCAAGCGCGGGATCGTGGTGATGAACACGCCCGGTGCGAACGCCGTGGCCGTGGCCGAGCTGACGCTGGGCCTGATGGTCACGATGGCTCGCCAGATCCCGAAGGCGACCGCCGCACTGCATAACGGCAAGTGGGAGAAGAAGAGCCTGCAGGGCACCGAACTCCGCAACAAGACGCTGGGTATCGTGGGCCTGGGCCGCATCGGCCTTGAGGTTGCGCGCCGTGCGCGTGCCTTCGGCATGGACTTGATCGGCTACGATCCCTTCGTTGCCCCCGTCATCGCGCGTGAGAACGGTGTGACGCTCGTCGACATTGACACCATCTTCAAGCAGTCGGACTACCTGACACTGCACGTCGGCTTGACACCGCAGACGGACGGCCTCATCAATGAGCACTCCATCGCCATCATGAAGAAAGGCATCCGCATCGTGAACTGCGCGCGCGGTGAGCTCATCGTGGATGAGGCGCTGGTGGAAGGCCTCAAGAGCGGCAAGGTTGGCGGCGCAGCACTGGACGTCTTCCGCACCGAGCCCCTGAAGAGCTCCTCGTACTTCGGTCTGGACAACGTCATCCTCACGCCGCACCTTGGCGGATCGACCGACGAGGCGCAGGAGGCCATCGGCATCCAGCTTGCGGACCAGGTCAGCGCCTACCTGAAGGACGGTGTGGTGCAGAACGCGGTCAACGTACCCTCGCTCAGCCGCGAAGAGTATGTCGAGGTCGCACCGTACATCGATCTTGCGCTACGTCTCGGCACCTTCCTGGGCCACGCAACGCCCGGCAACCTGGAAAACATGGAGATCGCCTACTCGGGTCGTCTCGCCTCCGGCAAGACCGACCTCATCCGCAATGCGATCCTCGCGGGTGTACTGAACGATTCCGATGTGAACAGCATTAACGCCACGTCAGTCGCAGCGGAACGCGGTATCCGCATCCAGGAAGACAAGAAGGAATTCGCCAGCGGCGGCGCCGGATCTGTCCTGAAGCTCATCCTGCATGCTGCCGAGGGGGAGGCCTCCGCGTCTGCAACGGTGCTGCATGGCAACGCACCACGCCTGCTCTCGCTGGATGGCATTGACATCGAAGCGCCGTTGACCGGAACACTGCTGGCAATTCGAAATCATGATGTCCCAGGCGTCATCGGCCGCATCGGAACGGTGCTGGGCGAGCATGGTGTGAACATCGCCAACTTCGCACTGGGCCGCAGCGTACGCAGCCAGAGGGTCCCGCAGGGCCAGGCGCTTGCCGTTGTGCAGATCGAAGCTTCGCCGGCAAAGGTCGCCGACGTTGTTGCTGCCCTGCGCAAGGTAGATGCCATCGCCAGCGTGCGCGCCATCGAACTGCCCTAA
- a CDS encoding FmdB family zinc ribbon protein: MPIYEYKCNDCGRALEKRQKFSDPELTECPHCGGRLEKQISAPSFQFAGGGWYADGYGNKASAKSASSESSSPSSDSSSTPASTPSPDSSTTAKPASTPSAPSAPASTATPTK, from the coding sequence ATGCCGATCTACGAGTACAAATGCAACGATTGCGGACGCGCGCTGGAGAAGCGGCAGAAGTTCTCGGACCCCGAGCTGACGGAGTGTCCGCACTGCGGAGGACGCCTGGAGAAGCAGATCAGTGCGCCTTCATTCCAGTTCGCGGGCGGTGGATGGTACGCGGACGGCTACGGCAATAAGGCCTCTGCGAAATCGGCTTCGAGTGAGAGCAGCAGCCCTTCCAGCGATAGCTCCAGCACGCCCGCGAGCACGCCGTCACCGGACTCGTCAACAACTGCCAAGCCTGCATCGACACCGTCGGCACCCAGTGCTCCAGCGAGCACCGCAACGCCAACAAAGTAG
- a CDS encoding DUF6496 domain-containing protein — protein MATKKASAKKTAVKKTTATKAAPAKKTTAKKVATPAKKTVAKKVVAKKTVAKKTTATKAPAKKTVAKKTTATKAAKKTTTRKYSPAAGKQVGTEMREMKKGALKSGRSGKKVTNPKQAIAIGLSEARKAGKKVPPAPKKK, from the coding sequence ATGGCAACAAAAAAGGCAAGCGCTAAGAAGACCGCAGTAAAGAAGACCACCGCAACGAAGGCTGCTCCGGCGAAGAAGACCACCGCCAAGAAGGTAGCAACCCCGGCGAAGAAGACCGTTGCGAAGAAGGTCGTTGCAAAGAAGACCGTCGCGAAAAAGACCACTGCGACCAAGGCTCCTGCAAAGAAGACCGTCGCGAAGAAGACCACTGCGACCAAAGCAGCGAAGAAGACCACCACGCGTAAGTACTCACCCGCTGCAGGCAAACAGGTCGGGACCGAGATGCGCGAGATGAAGAAGGGCGCGCTGAAGAGCGGTCGCAGCGGCAAGAAGGTCACGAACCCGAAGCAGGCAATCGCGATCGGTCTGAGCGAAGCTCGCAAGGCCGGCAAGAAGGTTCCGCCAGCACCGAAGAAGAAGTAG
- the gatB gene encoding Asp-tRNA(Asn)/Glu-tRNA(Gln) amidotransferase subunit GatB — MSLAAALSPDVLAKYQPVIGLEVHVQLLTQTKAFCGCINRYGGEPNTHVCPVCLGLPGALPVLNRQAVEFAVLASKALNLTINEESIFARKNYFYPDSPKGYQISQFDKPLAENGWMDVSDGKGGTRRIGITRLHMEEDAGKSIHDGFADSARSTYIDLNRCGTPLVEIVSEPDLRTPEEAYEYLTKLKEILLYTGVSDCNMEEGSLRCDANVSVMLKGAAEYGTKAEVKNVNSFRFIREAIHFEIERQIEVVESGARVIQESRLYNSAEGRTYSMRSKEAAHDYRYFPEPDLPALHVDNAWMQTILADLPELPEARRARMIADYDLTAQDAATFANTRAFADSFEAAAKTAKSPKRVANLILGELVGRLNAAGLELSQSPVSMQGIVQAADLVEEGKLSSKQLKGLFDIAFEKSEDFGVVYDREKPEQISDTGAIEKMIDEVIAANPKQVEQFKGGKTTVSAFFVGQVMRLSKGQANPALLNELVMKKLNAA, encoded by the coding sequence ATGTCTCTTGCCGCCGCACTTTCTCCGGATGTTCTCGCGAAGTACCAGCCCGTGATCGGGCTTGAGGTTCACGTGCAGTTGCTGACGCAGACCAAGGCGTTTTGTGGCTGCATCAACCGCTACGGTGGTGAGCCAAACACGCACGTATGCCCTGTCTGCCTCGGTCTGCCGGGCGCGCTGCCAGTCCTGAATCGCCAGGCGGTTGAGTTTGCCGTGCTCGCCTCGAAGGCGCTGAACCTGACCATCAACGAGGAGAGCATCTTCGCGCGTAAGAATTACTTCTATCCCGACTCGCCGAAGGGCTATCAGATCTCGCAGTTTGACAAGCCGCTGGCGGAGAACGGCTGGATGGACGTGAGCGACGGCAAAGGCGGCACGCGCCGCATCGGCATTACGCGCCTTCACATGGAAGAGGACGCCGGCAAGAGCATTCACGACGGCTTCGCCGACTCCGCTCGCAGCACTTACATCGACCTGAATCGTTGCGGGACCCCGCTGGTTGAGATCGTCAGTGAGCCTGATTTGCGGACGCCGGAAGAAGCTTATGAGTACCTGACAAAGCTGAAGGAGATCCTTCTCTACACCGGCGTCAGCGACTGCAACATGGAAGAAGGATCGCTGCGTTGCGATGCCAACGTGTCCGTGATGCTGAAGGGTGCGGCCGAATACGGCACCAAAGCCGAAGTCAAGAACGTCAACAGCTTCCGCTTCATTCGCGAAGCAATCCACTTCGAGATCGAACGGCAGATCGAAGTCGTGGAAAGCGGCGCGCGCGTTATCCAGGAGTCGCGGCTCTACAACTCGGCCGAGGGCCGCACGTACAGCATGCGCAGCAAGGAAGCCGCGCATGACTATCGCTACTTCCCTGAGCCGGACCTGCCTGCGCTGCACGTCGATAACGCATGGATGCAGACGATCCTTGCCGATCTACCGGAGCTGCCGGAAGCGCGTCGCGCGCGCATGATCGCGGATTACGATCTGACCGCGCAAGATGCGGCAACCTTCGCGAACACGCGCGCCTTCGCAGATTCGTTTGAGGCTGCAGCAAAGACTGCGAAGAGTCCCAAGCGTGTTGCCAACCTGATCCTCGGTGAACTCGTCGGACGCTTGAACGCTGCAGGACTAGAGCTCTCGCAATCGCCCGTTTCGATGCAGGGCATTGTGCAGGCTGCGGACCTTGTCGAAGAGGGCAAGCTTTCCAGCAAGCAGTTGAAGGGCCTGTTCGACATTGCGTTCGAGAAGAGCGAGGACTTCGGCGTGGTCTATGACCGCGAGAAGCCGGAACAGATCAGTGATACCGGCGCGATCGAGAAGATGATCGATGAGGTCATCGCCGCAAATCCGAAGCAGGTGGAGCAGTTCAAAGGCGGCAAGACGACAGTGTCTGCGTTCTTCGTCGGCCAAGTGATGCGGCTGTCGAAGGGACAGGCGAATCCTGCGTTGCTGAACGAGCTCGTCATGAAGAAGCTCAACGCCGCATAA
- the mfd gene encoding transcription-repair coupling factor → MILPFVREMIADLEHTDAFERVRRHLSAGSGRRRVSGLTTTARAIYLPLMVRASNAPALILVSDNKAAEALHALLNATCDLTGTLKCEEVLRLPAHDVLPFENLSPHAEIQEQRAATLWKICSGAARIVIVPLESACMRLFSRDYYAALALELKRGEEYDTAMLLEHLLTVGYTRVDVVEMPGQVTLRGGIMDVYSPEMDRPVRIDFFGDEIESMRKFDPETQRSSSPVDEIVLLPLTETPVTEKLLGAVHARLVRGGTAGAGLEGGEEPRELQTSVGEVSVFPGWEFFAPVAGAHGTVLDLLGPKTRVYVEEPAMVKNQGERWWNKVEQRHDRSGIGSLVKPDDVYLSPWDFADRVRMYPGIELDQLGAVDVLDAEASSQSEIEFATRPTMRFHGSIPQFTEHLKTLQSQDARVLIAAHNQGEVERLAGLLQEYGVAYRIGSRVQQASGSATVYDESSYLTGDIRTPVIVRTALASGVQFLDLDKATARQFIIVGAQDLNDEADVTARPVQRKSKTSAFISDFRDLTVGDFVVHVEHGIAKYMGLRTIDQDGTPLELMILEFAEQAKLYVPLTRLDLIQKYRSSESGPAPELNKMGGAAWAKTKARVKKAMQDMTGELLKLYAQRQAALGYAFTPDSQMMREFEDAFDYSETDDQLAAIADIKRDMESTQPMDRLLCGDVGYGKTEVAMRAALKAVQDSKQVAVLTPTTVLSFQHFQSFKKRFARFPVNVEMISSFRTAKEQKKILEDTAAGKVDILIGTHRLLSKDLVFQDLGLLVVDEEQRFGVRHKERLKQMRAHIDVLAMSATPIPRTLHMSLLGLRDMSVIETPPKDRMAIQTIVAKFDEKLLRTAIEVELERNGQIYFVHNRVETIYELASKIRELVPQARTIVAHGQMGEGELEKAMLAFMDGEYDVLCATSIIENGLDISRANTIIINRADRHGLSELYQLRGRVGRSDRRAYAYLLIPPENELTEIARRRLAALKEFSDLGAGFKIAALDLELRGAGNMLGGEQSGHIEAIGFEMYTSMLQEAVAKIKGEGQEERPGVVLNLGISLRIDATYISEENQRLRMYKRIAGATDTGVLADVRAEMIDRYGELPESVVNLLAAAEVRLQCERICIAQLDRKRVQLEENRQKVFREMLILKFDQKAKIDPGMLMKLVSRNTKKGAQFTPQGVLRWPLSSAQSADVIAETKALLEQLDLAPAAV, encoded by the coding sequence ATGATTCTGCCGTTTGTCCGCGAGATGATCGCGGACCTGGAACACACTGACGCCTTTGAACGAGTCCGCCGTCACCTGAGCGCGGGCAGTGGGCGCCGACGTGTGTCCGGACTCACTACCACCGCGCGTGCGATTTACCTGCCGCTGATGGTCCGCGCCAGTAACGCGCCGGCGCTCATTTTGGTTAGCGACAACAAGGCTGCAGAAGCTCTACATGCGCTGCTGAACGCTACGTGCGACCTGACCGGAACGCTGAAGTGCGAAGAGGTGCTGCGGCTGCCCGCGCACGATGTGTTGCCCTTTGAGAATCTGTCGCCGCACGCCGAGATCCAGGAGCAGCGTGCCGCAACTCTGTGGAAGATCTGCAGCGGCGCCGCCCGGATTGTCATCGTCCCCCTCGAATCGGCGTGCATGCGGCTCTTCAGCCGCGATTACTATGCCGCACTGGCGCTTGAACTGAAGCGCGGCGAAGAGTACGACACAGCGATGCTTTTGGAGCACCTGCTGACTGTCGGCTATACGCGTGTCGACGTGGTGGAGATGCCCGGCCAGGTTACGCTGCGAGGCGGCATCATGGATGTCTATTCGCCGGAGATGGACCGGCCAGTGCGGATCGACTTCTTCGGCGACGAGATCGAGAGCATGCGCAAGTTCGACCCGGAGACACAGCGTTCGTCTTCACCTGTCGACGAAATTGTCCTGCTGCCTCTCACGGAGACACCGGTCACCGAAAAGCTGCTTGGCGCCGTACATGCGCGTCTAGTGCGCGGTGGCACTGCCGGCGCTGGTCTTGAGGGCGGCGAGGAGCCGCGTGAATTGCAAACAAGCGTTGGCGAAGTCTCGGTGTTCCCAGGTTGGGAGTTCTTCGCGCCCGTCGCGGGCGCTCACGGCACGGTGCTGGATCTGCTGGGTCCGAAGACGCGTGTGTATGTAGAAGAACCCGCCATGGTGAAGAATCAGGGCGAGCGTTGGTGGAACAAGGTTGAACAGCGGCACGATCGTAGCGGTATCGGTTCGCTGGTCAAGCCGGACGATGTCTACCTTTCGCCGTGGGATTTCGCTGATCGCGTGCGCATGTACCCCGGTATCGAGCTCGACCAGCTTGGCGCGGTGGATGTTCTCGATGCGGAGGCTTCATCGCAGAGCGAAATCGAGTTTGCGACACGGCCAACGATGCGTTTCCACGGCTCGATCCCACAGTTCACGGAGCATCTGAAGACGCTCCAAAGTCAGGATGCGCGCGTCCTCATCGCGGCCCATAATCAAGGCGAAGTTGAGCGCCTCGCTGGGCTGCTGCAGGAATATGGCGTTGCCTACCGTATTGGCAGCCGCGTGCAGCAGGCAAGTGGCTCAGCAACCGTCTACGACGAGAGCAGCTACCTGACCGGCGACATTCGCACGCCGGTCATCGTTCGTACCGCGCTTGCGAGCGGTGTGCAATTCCTCGATCTCGACAAGGCAACGGCTCGGCAGTTCATCATCGTTGGCGCGCAGGACCTGAACGACGAGGCGGATGTTACCGCGCGGCCTGTGCAACGCAAGTCGAAGACATCGGCTTTCATCAGTGACTTCCGTGATCTGACAGTTGGTGACTTTGTCGTGCACGTCGAGCACGGCATCGCGAAGTACATGGGTCTGCGCACCATCGATCAGGACGGCACTCCGCTGGAATTGATGATCTTGGAGTTCGCGGAGCAAGCGAAGCTGTATGTGCCGCTAACGCGACTCGATCTCATTCAGAAGTACCGCAGCAGCGAGTCTGGTCCAGCACCCGAGCTCAACAAGATGGGCGGGGCTGCGTGGGCAAAGACAAAGGCTCGGGTCAAGAAGGCCATGCAGGACATGACCGGCGAGTTGCTGAAGCTGTATGCGCAGCGGCAGGCAGCCCTCGGTTACGCGTTCACGCCGGACTCGCAGATGATGCGCGAATTCGAGGATGCGTTCGACTACAGCGAGACGGACGACCAGCTCGCAGCCATCGCAGACATCAAGCGTGACATGGAGTCCACGCAGCCCATGGATCGCCTGCTGTGCGGCGACGTGGGGTACGGCAAGACGGAAGTTGCGATGCGCGCGGCGTTGAAGGCCGTGCAGGATTCGAAGCAGGTCGCAGTATTGACTCCAACGACCGTACTCAGCTTCCAGCACTTCCAGTCGTTTAAGAAGCGCTTCGCGCGCTTCCCGGTGAACGTTGAGATGATCTCAAGCTTCCGCACCGCGAAGGAGCAGAAGAAGATCCTTGAAGACACCGCCGCTGGCAAGGTGGACATCCTCATCGGAACGCATCGCTTGCTGTCTAAGGACCTCGTCTTTCAGGATCTTGGTCTTCTCGTCGTTGACGAAGAGCAGCGTTTTGGTGTGCGACACAAAGAGCGGTTGAAGCAGATGCGAGCACACATCGATGTGCTGGCGATGTCTGCTACGCCAATCCCACGCACATTGCACATGAGCTTGCTGGGCCTGCGGGACATGAGCGTCATCGAGACGCCGCCAAAAGACCGTATGGCAATCCAGACGATCGTCGCTAAGTTCGATGAGAAGCTGCTGCGCACCGCAATCGAAGTCGAGCTGGAGCGCAACGGTCAAATCTACTTCGTGCACAACCGTGTTGAGACGATCTATGAGCTTGCCTCGAAGATCCGCGAGCTGGTGCCGCAGGCGCGCACCATCGTCGCGCATGGTCAGATGGGTGAGGGCGAGTTGGAGAAGGCGATGCTCGCATTCATGGACGGCGAGTACGACGTGCTCTGCGCGACCAGCATCATTGAGAACGGCTTGGACATCTCGCGCGCGAACACCATCATCATCAACCGCGCAGACCGTCACGGCCTCAGTGAGCTTTACCAGCTTCGGGGCCGCGTCGGTCGAAGCGATCGCCGCGCTTATGCATACCTTCTAATTCCACCCGAGAACGAACTGACTGAAATTGCACGCAGGCGTCTCGCAGCGTTGAAGGAGTTCAGCGATCTCGGCGCGGGCTTTAAAATCGCAGCGCTCGATCTTGAACTTCGCGGCGCGGGTAACATGCTTGGCGGCGAGCAGAGCGGCCACATCGAGGCCATTGGCTTCGAGATGTACACGTCGATGCTCCAGGAGGCCGTCGCCAAGATCAAGGGCGAAGGGCAAGAAGAGCGTCCCGGCGTTGTGCTCAATCTGGGCATCTCGCTGCGGATCGATGCGACATATATTTCGGAAGAGAATCAGCGCCTACGCATGTATAAGCGCATCGCCGGCGCAACCGATACGGGCGTGCTCGCGGATGTCCGCGCAGAGATGATTGATCGCTACGGCGAACTGCCGGAGAGCGTCGTGAACCTACTCGCTGCCGCGGAAGTGCGCCTGCAGTGCGAGCGAATCTGCATCGCGCAGTTGGACCGTAAGCGCGTCCAGCTCGAGGAGAATAGGCAGAAGGTCTTCCGCGAAATGCTGATTCTCAAGTTCGATCAGAAGGCGAAGATCGATCCCGGCATGTTGATGAAGCTCGTCTCGCGCAACACCAAGAAGGGCGCGCAGTTCACGCCTCAGGGTGTGCTTCGTTGGCCGCTGTCGTCGGCCCAGTCTGCTGATGTCATCGCAGAAACGAAGGCGCTGCTGGAACAGCTTGATCTAGCGCCTGCGGCTGTGTAG
- a CDS encoding acyltransferase family protein gives MTKSASAPAELKILPLTSVRFFAAIFVVFYHGWPTIHSHRNHDDLVFRFIGLGYVSVSFFFMLSGFILAIVYLGSGKPVQLRRFFVSRFARIYPLYVATLLLDLPHFLHTYRPISAGSFRAVGIVLASFGLVQSFSPALMGLNIPSWSLSAEAFFYLFFPFIGPFLGELRLRTSLFLSLLIYVFGTWIVHSVGGSGQTYSPFPHFYVFLLGINLARPFRWLTEDLERRRMLERSAPYMLIFSLGAFLAIPILRLPISENSLQHGLLAPLFAIVIVALASGNRLIKFLLSPKWLVLLGEASFALYLIHMPIATMLRRPLQRYGNPAFCVYVCLVVGISVLSLLYFETPCRLWILTKEKVRTRETEATSVLMQ, from the coding sequence GTGACGAAATCTGCTTCTGCGCCTGCTGAGCTCAAGATTCTACCGCTTACCTCGGTGCGATTCTTTGCTGCTATCTTTGTCGTCTTCTATCACGGTTGGCCAACCATACATTCCCATCGGAACCATGATGATCTTGTCTTCAGGTTCATTGGTTTGGGGTATGTAAGTGTCAGCTTTTTCTTTATGCTTTCAGGCTTTATCCTGGCTATCGTCTATCTGGGCTCGGGCAAGCCAGTCCAGCTTAGACGCTTCTTCGTCAGCCGCTTCGCCCGCATTTATCCACTCTATGTTGCAACTCTGCTTTTGGATCTGCCTCACTTTCTTCACACGTACCGTCCCATCAGTGCTGGCTCGTTCCGTGCCGTCGGCATTGTTCTGGCCAGCTTTGGTCTTGTACAGTCGTTTTCTCCCGCATTGATGGGTCTGAATATCCCTAGCTGGTCTCTCTCCGCAGAGGCCTTTTTCTATCTGTTCTTCCCATTTATCGGGCCTTTCTTAGGGGAATTGCGCTTACGCACATCGCTTTTTTTAAGTCTGCTGATCTATGTTTTCGGCACATGGATTGTGCATTCTGTTGGTGGTTCCGGTCAGACTTATTCTCCCTTCCCCCACTTTTACGTGTTTCTGCTTGGTATAAACCTTGCTAGGCCATTCCGTTGGTTGACGGAAGATCTTGAACGGAGGCGGATGCTGGAGCGGAGCGCGCCGTACATGCTCATCTTCAGTCTTGGTGCCTTTCTTGCGATTCCAATACTTCGGCTTCCGATCTCTGAAAACAGCTTGCAGCATGGTCTTCTGGCTCCGCTTTTCGCGATTGTCATCGTGGCACTGGCCAGCGGGAATCGTCTCATCAAGTTTTTGCTTTCGCCGAAATGGCTCGTGTTATTAGGCGAAGCGAGTTTCGCGCTTTATTTGATCCACATGCCGATTGCGACCATGCTCAGGCGTCCTTTACAGCGCTATGGCAACCCTGCATTCTGTGTCTATGTATGCCTGGTGGTTGGAATCAGCGTACTCAGCCTTCTCTACTTTGAGACGCCCTGCCGTCTCTGGATACTTACAAAGGAGAAGGTCCGTACCCGCGAGACAGAAGCCACCAGTGTCTTAATGCAATAG